In Drosophila busckii strain San Diego stock center, stock number 13000-0081.31 chromosome 3R, ASM1175060v1, whole genome shotgun sequence, the sequence aacaaaaccaaccagccagccactCGTTCGCCCAGTTTTGTTAGCATTCTGAGCCTCTCCTGTTTGGCTTTAATGTCTCGTTTATGGCTGCTGATAAGTCAAGAGCActcttttttgctttgttcaTTTCTGTTTGGCTGTTTGGCGGCTGCTGTCTGGGCgtaattatttgattaattttattgctcaatGGTGTTTGTGGGGAGTGTTGGCGCTAAAATATATCGTTTATGCTTTTATCAAATTGCATGCATTAATTAACTGCCTGTAAATGTAAGCGGCATTAGCTAAAGCCACCcaaaccaccaccaccaccaccaccaccaccacccacaaaGTCAACGCTCGCTTAATTGCTGTTAGCATGAAAATTAGTGATTTCACataattattgcttatatagaTTAGAAGCAGCTACAAGAATTAGGCCATGACGCGtttcaaataaaacttaaGACATTTGTAGTTAGAGCGATAATTAGTATTAGTTTTATAGCATTAActgttttgatttttcatttgctataataattttaattgcaaataaaataacacaaataattattttagaaaattctacaatatttttagtataattttAAGTGCTATTTGGGCATAATTTCgccattgaaaataaattttgtgatttttttatataattaaaatagataaataaatgtcaTCAATTTATTGAACATTTTCAACAGATTAAATGTATTTAGTTTACAAAGCTTGCgcctttcaatttttatatttttactaattttaattagttttatctaaagcaatttacaattaaactTCTTAGAATAATATTTAGTCACATTTGGATCTGTTGAAAATGTCTTTTgtgatttttaatataattaaaattgataaacaaatgacataaatttattgtgtattttaaatagattAAATGTATTTAGTTTACACAGCTTGGGCcttttaaattacttatttttttacttttttactGTACATAGTTCTATAAACTGAAATATTATTGAGGAATGTAATTCTCTTATTGCGACTTTtagtataattaaaatttatttaaataatgttgatCATAGATaatcatacatatgtagatagAGATATAATATAATAGATAAACTCAAAGTTTTCTTCTTTAATTTTGATGCTTAGTCAGTCATCTTTgcaatttacttaaaatttacTCCTTTGCAGGGCAGCTAATCTTAGTCTAAGTCGTCTAATTATAAACTGCCAAGATAACAAcccaatattttatatagaatgtcagcacaaagtaaaaaattaataaatgagaaaatttggctctattaattttaaataaatttttgtaaatattttctgtACATAAtccatattaaataaatacaaaaatgaataaatacgcattttttgcagcacatatgcaaataatttccttttttgcattttttttaacattattaaattgaatataaatcaaaaatatattactaCTGCTAATCACACTGAGTAATTTTTTAGCATCTGCTGCAtactataaaattaattagtttcacTTTGATGAAAGCATAGCccttaatatttacataagctGCGGCCCATAAAAaacatgcaaagcaaataacaaatacacaaaGTTTTCAACTTaagtttgctgcaattttttctCATTTCCACTAATTTGCCACACTTATGGCATTTATGGCAGTCAGCAATgactttatttcattttgcaagGCGTAGCCGCTAAGTGTCTTACGATTGTTGCTGGAATTGGAAGTGAATTGGGCCGTGGGCGCGGGTCGCAGTGCACTAATAAGCATAAGGAGTAAACAAGTCCATATAGGGCAATGTCGGTCAGCAGTACAGTTgcagtatatatatgtatattggtattatttttgctttttgagctgcatcattgtttttgttattgttattattgcaagAGTTTTTACTTCTTAGTATTTTGCCACATGCATTTTTCATGTGTCCAGCAGCGTCCAGTGTCGTCTTTTTTGTTgtcccccctctctctctctctctctctctctctctctctctctctctcgattgcattgcaaattgttgaacCGTTATGCGAGCCACAGAGAGAAAGTACCAATAccaatttaaagctttgatGCCACGCGAAGCGAAGTGCGTTGGCGTTTGGCCATTTAttgtgaaatattaaaattatacaagGCTCAGAGTCGCTCAgagtcgctgccgctgccttaACAAGGCGACGCAGTTGGCCAACTGCAGTTGCAtctgcattttatgcaaagcaacaaaaacagtgAGTTACAGTTGCAAGTCCCACTGCGGTTATCGCCATGACAGCTGTCAATCAATTTTccaagcgaaagagagcgcgaggcAGCGCGTAAAAAAAATTGGTAGCGAGAAAGTTACCTTAACTTTAATTGTGCCGGCCATTCAATTAGCGGTACAAGTGATTTTGTAGCGCCCGCCTTGGCAACTCATTATTAACCAGGCCCAGTGAACAGGCCCAGAAATGAGTTGCAGACACCCAATAAGGCTCGTCTGCGTTCAATTTTGGTacaattactttatttacGCAGTGTATTTAACGCTGATttatgcagttgctgcttgcattgtTAATTGCGctaaaatgcaacattttgtgtgtttttttttgcgctgtcagttgccaaaaagcacaaaataaaaagcagccaaaaaagaTAAACAGCTACAGTTTTTATTCGATAATGTGCAGCGCGCGTTGGACTGACAAGTGGGTGGTGTCGaccttgttgctgctgctgctgctgccaaactCATTAAAAAGAATCCTTTTAATGGCCAAAagtttgccgctgctgctgctgctgccataatCAGTAAAATTAAGGCCAGGTCAGCTGCCGAAATCTGAGCGCTGAAATCTGTTGGCCAGACATTTATGTTGGCATCGAATATCGACGCTTTTGAAATGAGCGTTAATTAtgcaagtgcaacaatttatgttaagcacttttctttttaatttagttgctgcttaaaGGCGACAAGTTGCATGTCAGTCTGCAAGGCAACTAACAACTTACTcgaacacacacagaaactGTCATGTCAAGCTGAAAAGGCCCAAAGGCAGttgcagtcgccgtcgcagcaGCTAACCGACATAAACGTGATGTCAGTGCAGAGCAGTGGgaatataaattgttggcCAAATGTACAAGAGAGTAGGTAGCTCCCCCCCACCCCGCACGTGTCCATGCAGCTCTATGGCGCACTAATTACGAAAACTCAGCACGTTTCGCTTGCGAGCGGGGGGGGCGCTTGGGGTTGCCTGAGTGGTTAAATGCTGCAGTAATAGCGGCAACATGCAACGCGACAGTTGGTTGGGCTGGTggcataaaagttaaaaacattgcaacagcaataaaaacaacatgaCCCACACTATGCTACACTTGTTAGGGCGGTGGGTGTGGCTGTGCTACTTTTGGCGGCGCAGCATTGGCCATGGCTTTGGTTAGTTGCGCTTATGTCTTAGCGCGATTAATATTTGACCATTGATTtgttagcttaaattaaagatGAGTTGGGTCGTTTTCTTTATATGCATACTACATATTTTGCAATCTTAGAttgagctataaaaataaattacgctAAGCTTTTGGGCTAAGAAAAATTGCTAAAGTACGCGCTAGCGAAACTAACACTAACTAAATGACCAATCGAGCTGAAACGCTACCGACGTTGATGAAcgcttattgctgttgcttgttgccaaCTTAAAGGTATACTACACTTTAAGCTGACAATAAAGACGTTAACATGAGCAACGACAACTCCAAGCCTCATCGCATTAATCTTCTTAATACGCCCATCAATAATTCAAAGCCAAGGCATGACCAGGCTGCCAAAGTTGAAGTTGCTGAGGCACCCAAAGCATTTATTGAATGTTGCCCAAGTGTTGAGTGAATTATGACGCTcactgtatgcgtgtgtgtgtgtgtgtgtgtgtgtgtgcttcaaaTCAAAATCGGACTTGCACTTCAACTAGCGCACAACTGACAATGAAACTTTATGGCTTGTTAGCATTTGATTTACGCTTGGAGTGagtgcaagagcgagagcgcgcacgTTGCCAAATTCTTTCACAATGCTAACGTAATTGTATTTCAATGGCTTACATATGCTGTCAGCTTGACCCTATTGTTTCAGCAGGGGCACAATGGCTGGCCCGTGTGGCATGCACCTGCTTCTGTTGCAATTTGGTTCAGCTCGTTGGCATTGCTGGCGCCGTTGCCTGTCGCGCTGCATTTCACGCCTACttctctgtcgctctgtctCCAGCGTCAAGTGggcgccgtcgccgtcgctaaAGGCATGCAAAATACCCTTTTGTTCACTTTTATTGACAGCGCGAGCTTCgcattgttgcaactttgCGCCCCATTCATGCGTTGCCACATTGCAGCATTTTCAGCAACTGTCAAAGCTTCTCTTTTTTCGGGGTTCACTTTGGTTTATCAATCGCTGTCAAAGGTGCGCGCGTTCGCTTGATAAGGAATTCCTATAAAAGTTGCACGCCAGCTGCCGaaataatttagtttcaaCAAGTGCTAAGCAAAGTCAAAAAGTGAGTGCGCCAAAGTGTTTTAAAGcaagtgcaaaatatttaaaaattaagcattcAGGCTTAGGAATATTACATAAAATTACTGCTTAAGCAGTAAGCAAAAGGACAATGCcaaattatacataaaacataaatttaaaattttgcaaattatttaaaattattaacaaaataataaaattatatatatattgctttaaaatattaaagcagctATATTAcaagcaaaatcaatttatggaattaaatatataaactgccaatattacaaataaatttaattttggtgCAGTTCATTTAAAAACTatgctaaacattttatttttgttaattctaTGAACATGTACATgttcattattaaaataatttcagcaCAAGCAGACATTTTACAagccaaattaaatatataaaataacaaaataaaacaaacaagtttAGTTGcttcaaattgtatttaaagcttatgctAAGCtcactttttacttttgttaaataaagtaaaatattaaataaaagaatttaaaaattatactatattaattattgattaaatcagtttttatattttaatgttattaaattcatttctaGCGCTTTtcccaattcaaattgaattttaacaatcgaaataattttagttcgttttaatttaattctaaattCAATTCTCCACGCAggctgtaatttaaataaaataacttataACAAAtctcaaaatataataatcataatttgataatctttaacatttaataataaaaataatttgataatctattgcattttattaaaattttaatgatttttccTTGCAGTCCATTCAAAATGAACTTCTCGTGGTTGAGCGTATTTATCTTCGCActgattgctgttgtcgtcTCCGCTGGCAAGTGTCCTGCTCACTTCACCAAGGATGGCAACCGTTGCGTCACTGATCGTCCCGTTCATGGCGAATGCCCACAGGGCTCGAAGCTGGAGATTAGCATCAACAAGTGTGTGCACAACTCGCattaaataatagcaaataaaattgaatggTTTAAAGTGCAAGCAACTAATTGTGTATTTAATCAAAGTGTTATCAGTTCAAAGCTGATCTCAGCTTAGGCAGAAATGGGTCAACTGGTAAACAACAGCAGATAAGCCAGCGTCCAACTATAAAAGCGTTTGTTAGtagccaaatgccaaatagTTGCAAAGCAGTTGAGAGCTGAGTGATTTGagatttgattaaattaaacagaCAATGAAGTGCAATtgtgtttggctgctgctgt encodes:
- the LOC108602694 gene encoding uncharacterized protein LOC108602694; protein product: MNFSWLSVFIFALIAVVVSAGKCPAHFTKDGNRCVTDRPVHGECPQGSKLEISINKCVHNSH